Genomic segment of Mycolicibacterium sarraceniae:
ACAACCACACCGGACAGCACATTGGCCACCGACACCGTGCCCCACAGCAGCAGCCACACCAGCGTCAACCACACCAGCGTCCAGATCCGTAGGGTCCACGTCCTCATCGCGGACTCATCTCCGGGTTCCCCAACACTGCGGTGATGTATTGGTTGCGGTCCAGTACCTCGCTGGCGGCCCGGTCGGTGTAGCCGAAGATCGGCCCGGCGGCCACCGTCAGCGCCACCCCGACGGCGATCAAAGCCATTGTCGGAGCGACCATTCCGATCGGCATCCGGCCGACGTCATCGCGGTCGTCGAAGGCGACATCGGCCGAGTAGTCGTCGAGCAGCACTGATGGCGCGGAGTCCGCCAGCTCACCCTCGGGTGCATCGACCCGGGACCGCCAAAATGCCTTGGTCCACACCCGCGCCACCACGTAGAGCGTCAGCAGGCTGGTCACCACCGAACCGGCGACCAGCAGCCAGGCCAGCACCGAGCCATTGGCGGTACCGGCTTCCAGCAAGGCCACTTTCCCGATGAAGCCCGAGAAGGGCGGGATACCGCCGAGATTCAACGCCGGAACCAGGAAGACGAAGGCCAGCAGCGGGCTGGCTGCGGCCAGCCCGCCCAGCCGCCGCAGCGTGGACGCACCGGCCTGGCGCTCGATCAGCCCGACGACCAGGAACAAGGTGGTCTGCACGATGATGTGGTGGGCGACGTAGTAGATCGCCCCGGACATGCCCAGCCGGCTGGCCAGCGCGACGCCGAACACCATGTAGCCGATATGGCTGACGAGGGTGAACGACAGCAGCCGCTTGATGTCGTTCTGGGCGATCGCGCCGAGGATGCCGACGAGCATCGTCAGCAGTGCAGCCACCAGCAGCACGTTGTCCAGCCCGCCGGCCGGGAACAACAGCGCATGCGCCCGGATGATCGCGTACACACCGACTTTGGTCAGCAGGCCGGCGAACACCGCGGTCACCGGCGCCGGCGCCGTCGGATAGGAATCCGGCAGCCAGGCCGACAGCGGGAAGACCGCGGCCTTGATGCCGAACGCCACCAGCAGAACGGCGAAGATCGCGCTCCGCGTGCCGCCGCTGATGTCCTGCAGCAGCAGTGACAGCTCGGCCATGTTCAGGGTCCCGGTGGCGGCGTAGATCAGGGCCAGGCCGATCAGGAAGATCAGCGACGACACCATCGACACCATCACGTAGGAGATGCCGGCACGCACCCGTTCCTTACTGGCCCCGATGGTCAACAGCACGAAGCTCGCCGTAAGCAGCACCTCGAACCCGACGTACAGGTTGAACAGGTCACCGGCCAGGAACGCCGTGCACACACCGGCTGAGAGCACCAGGTAGGTGGGCAGGAAGATCGACACCGGCTGATGCTCGTCGCCGTCGCGGATGCCCTGCCCGATCGCGTAGAACACCACCGCCAGCAGCACGATCGCCGACACCACCAGCATCAGTGCCGAGAGCCGGTCGGCCACCAGCGTGATGCCCA
This window contains:
- a CDS encoding Na+/H+ antiporter subunit D, whose translation is MTLAGVLMPLPVLIPLVSAALTLIAGRRPRLQRLIALVALTAVVAVCAVLLYLADRDGTQALQVGGWGPTDAGLGPLGITLVADRLSALMLVVSAIVLLAVVFYAIGQGIRDGDEHQPVSIFLPTYLVLSAGVCTAFLAGDLFNLYVGFEVLLTASFVLLTIGASKERVRAGISYVMVSMVSSLIFLIGLALIYAATGTLNMAELSLLLQDISGGTRSAIFAVLLVAFGIKAAVFPLSAWLPDSYPTAPAPVTAVFAGLLTKVGVYAIIRAHALLFPAGGLDNVLLVAALLTMLVGILGAIAQNDIKRLLSFTLVSHIGYMVFGVALASRLGMSGAIYYVAHHIIVQTTLFLVVGLIERQAGASTLRRLGGLAAASPLLAFVFLVPALNLGGIPPFSGFIGKVALLEAGTANGSVLAWLLVAGSVVTSLLTLYVVARVWTKAFWRSRVDAPEGELADSAPSVLLDDYSADVAFDDRDDVGRMPIGMVAPTMALIAVGVALTVAAGPIFGYTDRAASEVLDRNQYITAVLGNPEMSPR